In Corylus avellana chromosome ca2, CavTom2PMs-1.0, the following proteins share a genomic window:
- the LOC132171933 gene encoding F-box protein At4g22280-like: METTSLIQKPQKQQKLNEEHDVDGNSKCLSNLPEEVLLDILSLLPTKDAIRTSVLSKRWDYLWASIPNLVFEQSLPAKRTLLMNFVDRALCLRDSSDIKRFTLCCDVLCDASRVNTWISAVVRHNVQELCIELDNFEGVFSLPYCLFTCKTLTSLHLEMPYMLKLPTTICFSNLKILTICKVTFLDEYLTQQLFSGLPVLEKFTLFGCSWGGLKSVSISAPKLHSLCIIETEMLDDDFWSYSDVCQVMIAGDSLKEFYYMGLLCSDYCLYKSFSLENVVIDINEDYISDHDYIPKEITHGMYKLLIGLSNVKSLRLSSDVVEVLINAEELLPHIPIFNNLIDLVFHGCSIDLDSATLLKILQNSPCLERLQFLGGFNLPFNYEEEDTILDTVPPCFLSHLKWIGVNSFRVNKKFLSALRIFLNKAIVLENIVIFFLGNDLEGNLERQDEACEQLMELPTGPQNCKIVLKWYEWPKTCEIVLQ, encoded by the exons ATGGAGACAACTTCTCTTATTCAAAAGCCCCAAAAGCAGCAGAAACTGAATGAAGAACATGACGTTGATGGGAACAGCAAATGCTTAAGTAACTTACCTGAGGAGGTTCTTCTAGACatcctttctcttcttccaacAAAAGACGCCATTAGGACAAGTGTACTTTCTAAAAGGTGGGATTACCTGTGGGCTTCTATTCCCAATCTAGTTTTTGAACAATCCTTACCTGCCAAGAGAACgcttttgatgaattttgtgGATAGGGCGCTTTGTCTTCGTGATTCCTCTGATATAAAACGATTCACTCTCTGTTGTGATGTGCTCTGTGATGCATCTCGTGTTAATACGTGGATCTCTGCCGTAGTAAGACATAATGTTCAAGAGTTGTGTATTGAGCTTGACAACTTTGAAGGAGTATTTTCACTGCCTTATTGCTTATTTACTTGTAAGACACTGACAAGTTTACATCTTGAAATGCCCTATATGCTCAAGCTTCCCACTACAATTTGCTTCTCAAATCTAAAGATCTTGACTATTTGTAAGGTTACATTTTTGGATGAGTACTTAACCCAGCAGCTTTTTTCTGGTCTGCCAGTCCTTGAGAAGTTCACATTATTCGGTTGTAGCTGGGGGGGTCTCAAGTCTGTGAGTATTTCTGCTCCCAAGCTACATTCACTGTGCATAATTGAAACGGAGATGCTAGATGATGATTTTTGGAGTTATAGTGATGTTTGTCAGGTTATGATTGCTGGAGATAGTCTCAAAGAATTTTATTACATGGGTCTTCTGTGTAGCGACTATTGCTTATATAAGTCATTCTCACTGGAAAATGTAGTTATTGATATTAACGAAGATTATATATCAGACCATGATTATATACCAAAAGAAATTACTCATGGTATGTATAAGCTTCTTATAGGGCTCTCCAACGTAAAATCCCTAAGACTTTCCTCTGACGTGGTTGAG GTTCTGATAAATGCGGAAGAACTTCTACCTCATATTCCTATTTTCAATAACCTGATAGATTTGGTATTCCATGGTTGCTCAATAGATCTTGACTCTGCAACACTATTGAAGATTTTGCAAAATTCTCCTTGTCTTGAGAGACTGCAATTTTTGGGG GGATTCAATCTGCCCTTTAATTATGAGGAAGAGGATACAATATTGGACACCGTGCCTCCATGTTTCTTGTCCCATCTCAAGTGGATTGGAGTCAATAGTTTTCGAGTTAATAAGAAGTTTCTTTCTGCTTTAAGGATTTTCCTCAACAAGGCAATTGTCTTGGAAAACATAGTTATATTTTTCTTAGGTAATGATCTTGAAGGGAACTTAGAGAGGCAAGACGAGGCTTGTGAACAATTGATGGAGCTCCCTACAGGACcacaaaattgtaaaattgttttgaaatgGTATGAATGGCCAAAAACATGTGAAATAGTTTTGCAATGA